TAACGGTGCTTATAAACTAAAAGAATATATAACGGGACAAAGGATTATTTTTGAGAATAACCCTTACTATTGGAAAAAAGATGCTCAGGGACAACAATTACCTCATATAACTTCAGTAATTTGGGCAATTGTTGAATCTCAGGATACAACTTTACTACAATTTCGTTCGGGAAGTTTAGATTCTATTGCGGTAACTCCCGAATTTTTCTCCCTATTAAAAACCGAAGAAGAAAGAGGAAATTTCACGATTTTTAACGGGGGACCTGCCTACGGAACCCAATTTATCAGTTTTAATCTCAACCAAGGCAAACGCGACGGAAAACCCCTAGTAAGTCCGATTAAATCCAGGTGGTTTAATAACTTAAATTTCCGTCAAGCTATTGCCTACGGCATTAATCGTCAAAGAATGATTGATGATATCTATCGAGGGTTAGGACAAGAACAAAATTCTTTTCTTTCTATCCAATCGCCTTTTTACGATCAAACCCTGAAAGGTTACGATTATAATCCCGAAAAAGCCAAAGAATTATTATTAGAGGCCGGATTTAAGTATAATAGTGATAATCTCCTAGTCGATGCCGATAATAATCCCGTTAGATTTAACCTGATTACTAACGCGGGTAACAAAATCCGGGAAGCAATAGGCGCACAAATTAAAAATGATTTAGCCGCCATAGGAATTCAAGTGGATTTTCAAGCGATCGCTTTTAGCAATTTAGTTGATAAACTAAGTAATAGTCTAGATTGGGAGTCCCATATTTTAGGTTTTACCGGCGATAACGAACCCCACGCCCCCAATATTTGGTATGTAGATGGAAATCTCCACGCTTTTAACCAACAACCTCAACCCGGCAGCCCGCCAATTCAAGGCTGGCAAGCGGCGGATTGGGAGAAAAAAATCGCCGATTTATACGTCAAAGGTTCCCAAGAATTAGACTTTGAGAAGCGCAAAGTTATCTATAATGAAATTCAACAACTTCAACAGGAATACGTCCCGTTTATTTATCTTGTCAATCCCCTCGCTTTGGGGGCCGTGCGTAACTGCTTTGAAGGAATACAATTCTCCGCCTTGGGTGGTGCATTCTGGAATCTAGAAGAATTAAAGAAAACCTGTGGAGGTGTTTAATGACTCATTTTGGCATCCTTTGTCCTACAACTTCTGGACATATTTATTCTCTCCTACCTTTAGGAAAAGAATTACAAAAACGCGGTCATAAAGTTACCTGTTTTTTAACTCTTGATGATGAAGAAATGGTGCAAGCAGCCGGGTTAGATTTTCAGGCAATTGCACCCGACCAATATCCGAAAGGCACATCAGCCAAAATTTTAGCCGAAATTGGTCAATTACAGGGAACAGCCGCCGTCCGTCGCACGGTACAATTAGTAAGTGATTCTACCGCTGCCCTCTTTGAAACTATCCCTGAAGAGATGCGTCGCTTGGGAATTGATGCCCTAATTGTCGATCAAGTCTCCGCCTCAGGGGGTACAATCGCAGAAAAATTGGCTATTCCCTTTATCAGTTTTTGTTCGGCATTGGTTTTAAATCGCGATCCGCTTATTCCGCCCTTTATGACCAGTTGGGACTATAATCCCTCATTTATCGGGGTTATTCGCAATAAACTTGGCTATAAACTCCTTGACTCTCTGACTCGTCCCCTGAATGAGTTAATCAACCGGCAGC
This Microcystis wesenbergii NRERC-220 DNA region includes the following protein-coding sequences:
- a CDS encoding ABC transporter substrate-binding protein — its product is MVKFWRGLTVFLISCLLLISLTACGNQVRRNQVVISVLSDPKTFNAVLSAESPNIFGLTYEGLLTENPITGKKEPVLAESWTISDDNLSIIFTIRAGLKWSDGQPLSVDDVVFTYKDLYLNPDIPNNYRDSLRIGLKKEFPVITKLDNRRIEFKLPEPFAPFLDAVSSPILPKHALEKTIQKKSPDGRLEFLSTWGLDTPPDKIVFNGAYKLKEYITGQRIIFENNPYYWKKDAQGQQLPHITSVIWAIVESQDTTLLQFRSGSLDSIAVTPEFFSLLKTEEERGNFTIFNGGPAYGTQFISFNLNQGKRDGKPLVSPIKSRWFNNLNFRQAIAYGINRQRMIDDIYRGLGQEQNSFLSIQSPFYDQTLKGYDYNPEKAKELLLEAGFKYNSDNLLVDADNNPVRFNLITNAGNKIREAIGAQIKNDLAAIGIQVDFQAIAFSNLVDKLSNSLDWESHILGFTGDNEPHAPNIWYVDGNLHAFNQQPQPGSPPIQGWQAADWEKKIADLYVKGSQELDFEKRKVIYNEIQQLQQEYVPFIYLVNPLALGAVRNCFEGIQFSALGGAFWNLEELKKTCGGV